The following coding sequences lie in one Gammaproteobacteria bacterium genomic window:
- a CDS encoding 3-oxoacid CoA-transferase yields MQVQVLSQQQVAELINDGDKVVLGGFIGSVVPEAIESAIGQRFLTSGHPRNLELYFTAGQGDGHGRANNHFAHEGMVSMAYGGHWGLIPNLQKLANEHKITGYNFPQGVISHLLRDSAAGKPGTLTHVGLGTFVDPLQGGGKINSVTTQERVSRITIDQQDYLFYRRIDANVAILRGTTADENGNITMEDECFFLENLAAAQLVSNMGGTVIVQVKQIVKAGQLNPQEVKIPGIFVNVVTIADESEHMQTFAEPMNHTYCGRGDFKQTELKAAVLLNAKKIIARRAALELTQGAVLNYGIGIPELIAAITDEEGVTDQVTATVESGVIGGTLASGLSFGASAFPQAIITQDQIFDFYDGGGLDQAFLGLAQCDAKGDLNVSKFGSKIAGCGGFINISQNAKQVFFCGTFTTGELVVATEHGKLKIVTEGKVQKFIERVQQITFSADYARERNKTVLYITERAVFKLVDQTLELIEIAPGIDLERDILQQMQFMPRISKALKLMDSRIFVEQPMGLVLKNPLSKTNVQ; encoded by the coding sequence ATGCAGGTTCAAGTACTTTCTCAACAGCAAGTTGCTGAGTTAATTAACGATGGTGACAAAGTTGTGCTCGGAGGTTTTATTGGCTCTGTGGTGCCTGAAGCGATTGAAAGTGCGATTGGCCAGCGATTTTTAACCAGTGGTCATCCGCGAAATTTAGAGCTGTATTTTACCGCAGGACAAGGTGATGGGCATGGTAGAGCAAACAATCATTTCGCGCATGAAGGCATGGTTAGCATGGCTTATGGTGGCCATTGGGGCTTAATCCCTAATCTTCAAAAGTTAGCCAATGAGCATAAAATTACGGGGTATAACTTTCCGCAAGGGGTTATCTCACATCTATTACGCGACTCTGCTGCGGGCAAGCCCGGTACTTTAACGCACGTTGGTTTGGGGACTTTTGTCGACCCGCTACAGGGTGGCGGAAAAATAAATAGCGTTACCACGCAAGAGCGAGTGTCTCGAATAACCATTGATCAACAAGATTATCTTTTTTATCGTCGGATTGATGCCAATGTCGCTATTCTTCGAGGCACGACAGCCGATGAAAATGGCAATATTACGATGGAAGATGAATGTTTCTTTCTGGAAAATCTGGCTGCTGCTCAGTTAGTCAGCAATATGGGTGGCACGGTAATTGTTCAAGTTAAACAAATCGTCAAGGCCGGTCAGCTTAATCCGCAAGAGGTAAAAATTCCGGGGATCTTTGTTAATGTTGTCACTATTGCTGATGAATCTGAGCATATGCAAACATTTGCTGAGCCAATGAATCACACATATTGCGGTCGCGGTGATTTTAAGCAAACGGAATTAAAGGCAGCTGTTTTGCTTAATGCTAAAAAGATTATCGCCAGACGGGCAGCGTTAGAATTAACTCAAGGGGCAGTCCTAAATTATGGGATTGGTATTCCTGAGTTAATTGCCGCGATTACGGACGAAGAAGGCGTAACGGACCAAGTGACGGCAACCGTTGAGTCTGGAGTCATTGGTGGAACCTTAGCAAGCGGCTTGAGTTTTGGTGCGTCGGCCTTCCCCCAAGCGATTATTACGCAAGATCAAATATTTGATTTTTACGACGGTGGCGGGCTAGATCAAGCGTTTCTTGGTTTAGCGCAGTGTGATGCTAAAGGCGATCTCAATGTATCAAAATTTGGTTCTAAAATAGCAGGTTGTGGTGGTTTTATTAATATTAGCCAAAATGCTAAACAGGTATTTTTCTGTGGCACATTTACTACTGGCGAGCTGGTGGTTGCGACCGAACACGGTAAATTGAAAATTGTAACTGAAGGTAAGGTTCAAAAATTCATTGAACGAGTGCAGCAAATAACCTTTAGTGCCGATTATGCGCGCGAGCGTAATAAAACCGTACTGTATATTACCGAGCGCGCAGTGTTTAAGTTAGTTGATCAAACACTTGAGCTGATTGAGATTGCTCCCGGCATTGACCTTGAGCGTGACATTTTGCAGCAAATGCAATTTATGCCTCGAATAAGTAAAGCGTTAAAATTAATGGATAGCCGAATTTTTGTCGAGCAGCCGATGGGCCTAGTCTTAAAAAATCCGCTCAGTAAAACTAACGTGCAATAG